A section of the Ignavibacteriales bacterium genome encodes:
- a CDS encoding Nramp family divalent metal transporter, with the protein MSEINTDDLITKEGVNAESNGKNEEDINKGWKHALKEHSLPEVYGSIKVPGSRSSFWRKMFAFAGPGMLVAVGYMDPGNWATDIAGGAQFGYTLLTVILISNIFAMVLQHLAVKLGVVSGRDLAQACRDNYSKPVSFVLWVLCEIAIAATDLAEVIGSAIALNLLFGIPLVVGVILTAADVLVILYFQNKGFRYVESIVAGMIFIILGCFVYEIIVSNPEIGPMLTGLIPDPQIAINPAMLYIAIGILGATVMPHNLYLHSSIVQTRKYEKTNEGKKMAIKFATIDSSASLFLAFFINAAILIVAAATFHNTGYQEVADISDAYMLLTPLLGAKFASIAFAVALLASGQNSTLTGTLAGQIVMEGFLNIRLKPWLRRLITRMIAIIPAVIVTILMGERGAGSLLILSQVILSIQLSFAVFPLISFTSDKLKMGGFVNSPRLKVIVYTIGYIIAFLNIYLLIQTFVEWFQ; encoded by the coding sequence ATGAGCGAGATTAATACTGACGATCTGATAACGAAGGAGGGCGTTAATGCAGAGAGTAATGGAAAAAATGAAGAGGATATAAATAAGGGCTGGAAGCATGCTTTAAAAGAGCATTCATTGCCCGAAGTTTACGGCTCGATAAAAGTACCGGGAAGCCGTTCATCTTTTTGGCGAAAGATGTTTGCCTTTGCCGGTCCAGGAATGCTCGTAGCTGTAGGATACATGGATCCGGGAAATTGGGCTACCGACATAGCTGGCGGCGCGCAATTTGGCTACACTCTTCTAACGGTAATACTTATCTCGAATATATTCGCAATGGTGCTCCAGCACCTGGCTGTAAAGCTGGGGGTTGTTTCAGGCAGGGATCTTGCGCAGGCATGCAGGGATAATTATTCAAAGCCAGTGTCATTTGTTTTATGGGTATTATGTGAAATTGCAATTGCGGCGACAGATCTGGCAGAGGTTATCGGTTCGGCGATCGCACTGAATTTGCTTTTTGGAATCCCGCTTGTAGTTGGTGTAATATTAACGGCGGCGGATGTGCTAGTGATATTATATTTTCAAAATAAAGGGTTTCGCTATGTTGAGAGCATTGTAGCAGGAATGATATTTATAATACTCGGATGTTTTGTTTATGAAATAATTGTTTCAAATCCGGAGATCGGTCCGATGCTAACGGGTTTAATTCCCGATCCACAGATAGCAATAAACCCTGCCATGCTTTATATTGCGATTGGTATTCTAGGGGCAACGGTAATGCCGCATAATTTATATTTGCATTCAAGTATAGTTCAGACCAGAAAATATGAAAAGACTAATGAAGGTAAAAAGATGGCGATCAAATTCGCTACGATCGATTCATCGGCTTCATTATTTTTAGCATTCTTTATAAACGCGGCGATACTAATAGTTGCTGCCGCGACATTTCATAATACCGGTTACCAGGAAGTAGCCGACATTTCGGATGCGTATATGCTTTTGACACCTTTGCTAGGCGCTAAGTTTGCCAGTATTGCATTTGCGGTGGCTCTACTTGCATCAGGTCAAAACTCAACTCTCACCGGAACGCTTGCCGGGCAGATAGTTATGGAGGGCTTCCTTAATATCAGGCTAAAGCCCTGGCTGAGGAGACTTATTACACGCATGATAGCAATAATACCTGCAGTGATCGTAACTATACTAATGGGAGAAAGGGGAGCAGGAAGCCTGCTGATACTAAGCCAGGTGATATTATCCATACAGTTAAGCTTTGCTGTATTTCCACTGATCAGTTTTACAAGTGATAAGCTCAAAATGGGCGGTTTTGTGAACTCACCACGGTTAAAGGTAATTGTATATACGATCGGGTATATAATAGCTTTTTTGAATATATATCTGCTAATACAAACATTTGTGGAGTGGTTTCAGTAG